The Pecten maximus chromosome 12, xPecMax1.1, whole genome shotgun sequence genome includes a region encoding these proteins:
- the LOC117339756 gene encoding LOW QUALITY PROTEIN: ectonucleoside triphosphate diphosphohydrolase 7-like (The sequence of the model RefSeq protein was modified relative to this genomic sequence to represent the inferred CDS: deleted 2 bases in 2 codons) has protein sequence MARITLNLPNAVVLQWTKIQHSFSARQIAAAVFCCILLGVLLFVFIEKNKGGSAGYQSNIDTHGSPHQLVSTRSGDIHPALGPGVRYGIVIDCGSSGSRIYVYFWPPHSGNARDLLNIQQLMGQDGKPVVKKITPGLDKLEDKPGSANEYIRPLLKFAASYIPKEQQKETLLFILATAGMRMIPAAAQKAIFNDLKTDIAEEFPFVISDSNLEVISGKLEGVYAWIAVNYALRKFDHGEEEHPLVAVEVSGQPAKKTHIRRRTVGMIDMGGGSMQIAFEATSKSTSIPAHRVVEFNLGCQQNDFDHTYRVYVSTFLGFGANEARDRYEMLTTKNADHSNITQKRGETAENSTQNSHLHHHHGKRVLPDPCLPTGLFFEREDEESHTHFFHGTGDYLECQKALYPLLNLSTPCEKAECSMNGVHQPDIDFQKSEFYGFSEFWYTMEDVFSKGGLYDKEDFKKEAQEFCSTKWSTLQSRKEQKLYPKADDERMKLECFKAAWMTTVLHKGLKFPETYRQLHSVNLINNRDIQWTLGALIHRTRYLPLRDVERFETQHAQLSTVNSSWSLYNSYIIIVCIFVVVMAIFLYMHRLQIRLCPTKKDLKRVPSMSFFNNEEDTSGYQYA, from the exons ATGGCCAG aatcacACTAAATCTACCAAATGCTGTAGTATTACAATGGACGAAGATCCAACACAGCTTCTCAGCGCGGCAAATCGCTGCCGCTGTATTTTGCTGCATCCTTCTGGGAGTGCTGCTGTTTGTTTTCATAGAGAAGAACAAGGGAGGTTCTGCAGGGTATCAGAGCAACATAGACACACATGGGTCTCCTCATCAGCTTGTCAGCACACGCTCAGGTGACATACATCCCGCCCTAGGACCGGGGGTGAGGTACGGCATTGTTATAGACTGTGGCAGCAGCGGAAGTcgtatttatgtttatttttggcCGCCTCATTCTGGAAATGCCAGGGACTTGCTCAATATTCAACAGTTAATGGGACAAGATGGGAAGCCTGTAGTTAAGAAAATCACGCCAG GCCTTGATAAACTCGAAGACAAACCA GGGTCAGCAAATGAATATATCCGGCCATTACTAAAGTTTGCTGCCTCCTATATCCCAAAAGAACAACAGAAGGAGACTCTGCTGTTTATACTGGCCACTGCTGGCATGCGTATGATCCCTGCCGC AGCACAAAAAGCAATATTTAATGATCTCAAGACTGATATAGCTGAGGAGTTTCCCTTCGTCATATCGGACAGTAATTTAGAAGTAATCAGCGGAAAACTGGAAGGAGTTTACGCCTGGATCGCTGTAAACTATGCACTGAGGAAATTTGACCATGGAGAGGAAG AGCATCCCTTGGTGGCTGTAGAAGTGTCAGGACAACCAGCCAAGAAGACACACATCCGTAGACGGACAGTCGGAATGATAGATATGGGGGGCGGCTCCATGCAGATTGCTTTTGAAGCTACATCAAAG TCTACCTCAATCCCTGCGCACAGAGTTGTTGAGTTCAACCTGGGCTGTCAGCAAAATGACTTTGATcacacatacagggtatatgTATCAACCTTCCTTGGCTTTGGGGCAAACGAGGCCAGAGATCGTTACGAAATGTTGACGACGAAAAATGCTGATCACTCTAATATTACACAGAAACGAGGTGAAACTGCCGAAAACTCAACCCAAAACAG TCATCTTCACCACCATCACGGTAAACGGGTTCTACCAGACCCCTGTCTTCCCACCGGGTTGTTCTTCGAGAGAGAAGATGAGGAAAGCCATACCCACTTTTTCCATGGGACTGGAGATTACCTTGAGTGCCAAAAGGCCCTATATCCTCTTCTTAACCTCTCCACTCCATGTGAAAAGGCAGAATGCTCTATGAACGGGGTCCACCAGCCCGATATTGACTTCCAAAAATCTGAGTTTTACGGCTTCTCAGAATTCTGGTATACTATGGAGGATGTTTTCAGTAAAGGAGGTCTATATGATAAGGAAGACTTCAAAAAGGAGGCACAG GAATTTTGCAGTACAAAGTGGTCGACCCTCCAGTCTCGTAAAGAACAGAAGTTGTACCCCAAAGCCGATGATGAGCGTATGAA GTTGGAGTGTTTC AAGGCAGCATGGATGACCACTGTTCTTCACAAAGGGCTGAAGTTTCCCGAGACATATCGTCAACTCCATTCCGTGAACCTTATCAACAATAGGGATATTCAGTGGACACTTGGAGCTCTCATTCATCGAACTCGTTACTTACCTCTCAG GGATGTAGAAAGATTTGAAACTCAGCATGCTCAACTCTCCACAGTTAACAGTTCCTGGTCCCTGTACAACAGTTACATAATAATCGTTTGTATATTTGTCGTTGTGATGGCTATTTTCTTGTACATGCACCGCCTTCAAATTCGACTGTGTCCAACTAAAAAAGACTTGAAGAGGGTACCATCGATGTCTTTCTTCAACAATGAGGAAGATACCTCAGGCTACCAGTACGCTTGA